Proteins from a genomic interval of Neoarius graeffei isolate fNeoGra1 chromosome 24, fNeoGra1.pri, whole genome shotgun sequence:
- the sra1 gene encoding steroid receptor RNA activator 1 isoform X1 — protein MDQAGPRSRRGNQERGWNDPPQFSYGLQTNPGGQKRNLLNKRVPPPQLSAHNPGSGLHPSPAINSIPPSNSAPPPVGGFTPPPKSNISSGGVADSHQSSLKNQPELTIQLENEPNLNSVQAPLLWALTACRQTVKKQVCDDVERRLKIFEEMWRSGKLSLPVKCRMNGLSQELSDKNWDKADEIHRALMVDYVNEVSQWMVGVKRLIAETRNLSPDLLHTEVMTPSKASANPLQ, from the exons GGAATCAAGAGCGGGGATGGAATGACCCTCCACAGTTCTCCTATGGCTTGCAGACCAACCCTGGTGGACAGAAACGGAATCTTCTTAACAAGAGGGTTCCTCCACCTCAGCTCTCAGCTCACA ATCCTGGATCAGGGTTACATCCCTCTCCAGCCATTAATTCAATTCCTCCAAGTAACTCAGCGCCTCCTCCAGTGGGTGGATTCACTCCCCCTCCTAAGAGTAACATTTCTTCAGGTGGAGTAGCAGATTCGCACCAGTCTTCTCTGAAGAACCAGCCTGAATTGACTATACAACTGGAGAATGAACCAAACCTTAACAGTGTTCAAGCACCACTTCTCTGGGCACTGACAGCATGCCGGCAAACTGTAAAG AAACAGGTGTGTGACGATGTTGAGAGGCGATTAAAGATATTTGAAGAGATGTGGAGAAGTGGTAAACTCTCTCTTCCGGTCAAATGTAGGATGAATGGACTTTCCCAAG AGCTGAGTGATAAGAATTGGGACAAAGCAGATGAGATCCACCGAGCTCTGATGGTGGACTACGTTAATGAAGTGAGTCAGTGGATGGTGGGTGTCAAGCGTCTCATTGCAGAAACTCGCAACCTGAGTCCAGATCTGCTCCACACAGAAGTTATGACTCCAAGCAAGGCCTCTGCTAATCCATTGCAATGA
- the sra1 gene encoding steroid receptor RNA activator 1 isoform X2 yields MSDFYIKPGNQERGWNDPPQFSYGLQTNPGGQKRNLLNKRVPPPQLSAHNPGSGLHPSPAINSIPPSNSAPPPVGGFTPPPKSNISSGGVADSHQSSLKNQPELTIQLENEPNLNSVQAPLLWALTACRQTVKKQVCDDVERRLKIFEEMWRSGKLSLPVKCRMNGLSQELSDKNWDKADEIHRALMVDYVNEVSQWMVGVKRLIAETRNLSPDLLHTEVMTPSKASANPLQ; encoded by the exons ATGAGCGACTTTTATATTAAACCAG GGAATCAAGAGCGGGGATGGAATGACCCTCCACAGTTCTCCTATGGCTTGCAGACCAACCCTGGTGGACAGAAACGGAATCTTCTTAACAAGAGGGTTCCTCCACCTCAGCTCTCAGCTCACA ATCCTGGATCAGGGTTACATCCCTCTCCAGCCATTAATTCAATTCCTCCAAGTAACTCAGCGCCTCCTCCAGTGGGTGGATTCACTCCCCCTCCTAAGAGTAACATTTCTTCAGGTGGAGTAGCAGATTCGCACCAGTCTTCTCTGAAGAACCAGCCTGAATTGACTATACAACTGGAGAATGAACCAAACCTTAACAGTGTTCAAGCACCACTTCTCTGGGCACTGACAGCATGCCGGCAAACTGTAAAG AAACAGGTGTGTGACGATGTTGAGAGGCGATTAAAGATATTTGAAGAGATGTGGAGAAGTGGTAAACTCTCTCTTCCGGTCAAATGTAGGATGAATGGACTTTCCCAAG AGCTGAGTGATAAGAATTGGGACAAAGCAGATGAGATCCACCGAGCTCTGATGGTGGACTACGTTAATGAAGTGAGTCAGTGGATGGTGGGTGTCAAGCGTCTCATTGCAGAAACTCGCAACCTGAGTCCAGATCTGCTCCACACAGAAGTTATGACTCCAAGCAAGGCCTCTGCTAATCCATTGCAATGA